A genomic segment from Tuwongella immobilis encodes:
- a CDS encoding acetamidase/formamidase family protein → MQRIVRDQAKKFAFDWRDEPLLTVDPGETFEIETFDASVGYFRSPTDLAIPAKRPGFDRNPPLVNPIGGPVYVRGANRGDTLVAVIESITVEGYSWIAVGPRRGPLGDSAKYPELSQQYTTKIFRHEPGPSGTTRDGTLHFSERIRWPITPFIGTIGVCPDREVLTSNDGQGDWGGNLDVRDVAPGNRIYLPVSHPGGLFYLGDVHASQGDTEFTGTAAETQATVRLRLEVVPNRRVPWMRIEKPDSIISLYAVKPLEVAVETATLSLIDWLVSDYGFTATDAYCLVSTCPDFRIHVYQMCKIGKLSYVAGAELPKRVLLGSGAASTGG, encoded by the coding sequence ATGCAGCGCATTGTCCGTGACCAAGCCAAGAAATTTGCCTTCGATTGGCGAGATGAACCGCTTCTGACCGTCGATCCGGGCGAAACCTTCGAGATTGAAACCTTTGACGCCTCGGTGGGTTACTTTCGGTCGCCCACCGATTTGGCCATTCCCGCAAAACGGCCCGGATTCGATCGCAATCCGCCGTTGGTAAACCCCATCGGTGGGCCAGTTTACGTTCGCGGTGCGAATCGGGGCGATACCCTCGTTGCGGTCATCGAATCGATTACCGTGGAGGGGTATTCGTGGATTGCCGTCGGTCCCCGTCGCGGTCCGTTGGGCGATTCCGCGAAGTATCCCGAACTGTCCCAGCAATACACGACGAAAATTTTTCGCCACGAACCCGGCCCCAGCGGCACGACCCGCGATGGGACACTCCATTTCAGCGAGCGGATTCGCTGGCCGATCACGCCGTTCATCGGCACCATCGGCGTCTGCCCGGATCGAGAAGTGCTGACCAGCAACGATGGGCAGGGAGATTGGGGTGGGAATCTGGATGTGCGGGATGTGGCACCGGGGAATCGGATTTACCTGCCGGTTTCGCATCCGGGCGGGCTGTTCTACCTGGGCGATGTCCATGCCAGCCAAGGGGATACGGAATTCACCGGCACCGCCGCCGAAACGCAAGCCACCGTGCGATTGCGGCTCGAAGTGGTTCCGAATCGTCGAGTGCCGTGGATGCGCATCGAGAAGCCCGATTCGATTATTTCGCTATACGCCGTGAAACCGTTGGAAGTCGCCGTTGAGACCGCCACGTTATCGCTGATTGACTGGCTGGTGAGCGACTACGGTTTCACCGCAACGGATGCGTATTGCTTGGTGAGTACCTGTCCCGATTTCCGCATCCATGTCTATCAGATGTGTAAAATTGGCAAATTGAGCTACGTCGCCGGGGCGGAATTACCGAAGCGGGTGCTGTTGGGGAGTGGAGCGGCCTCAACTGGGGGATGA
- a CDS encoding pseudouridine synthase, whose protein sequence is MMQRLNKVLAHAGVGSRRYCDELIAAGRVRVDGQIIRDLGVKVDPFSQTLAVDDATVRLEKRVYWLVNKPRGYLCTNHDPDNRPRALDLIPHVEQRVYTVGRLDEHSEGLLLLTNDGDLAYECMHPRFGVEKTYRVLVKGSPDRADLQQLLDGIWIAEGRVKAKSVKRLKRRSGNDTWLKIVLAEGKNREIRRMLAKLGHKVLRLTRIAIGPIGLDELKPGRSRRLTPGEVEALRASVQALRDQPQDETAIVEDVDE, encoded by the coding sequence ATGATGCAACGACTCAATAAGGTTCTGGCTCACGCGGGCGTCGGCTCGCGCCGCTACTGCGATGAACTCATCGCAGCCGGGCGCGTGCGGGTCGATGGACAAATTATCCGCGATCTGGGGGTCAAAGTCGACCCCTTCTCGCAAACCCTCGCGGTGGATGACGCCACCGTGCGACTCGAAAAACGAGTCTACTGGCTGGTCAACAAGCCTCGCGGCTATCTGTGTACCAATCACGATCCGGACAATCGCCCGCGTGCACTCGACCTGATTCCGCATGTCGAGCAGCGGGTTTACACCGTTGGTCGGTTGGACGAACATAGCGAAGGGTTGCTGCTGTTGACCAACGATGGCGATCTCGCCTATGAATGCATGCACCCGCGATTTGGTGTCGAAAAGACCTATCGCGTGTTGGTGAAAGGATCGCCGGATCGCGCCGATCTTCAGCAACTCCTCGACGGCATCTGGATCGCCGAAGGGCGAGTCAAAGCTAAGTCCGTGAAACGGCTCAAACGCCGATCCGGAAATGATACCTGGCTGAAAATCGTGTTAGCCGAAGGCAAGAACCGCGAGATTCGTCGGATGTTGGCGAAACTCGGCCATAAAGTGCTGCGACTGACCCGAATCGCCATTGGCCCCATTGGGCTGGATGAGTTGAAGCCGGGCCGATCCCGCCGGTTGACCCCCGGTGAAGTCGAAGCCCTGCGTGCATCGGTGCAAGCCCTGCGCGATCAACCGCAAGATGAGACCGCTATTGTCGAGGATGTGGACGAATGA
- a CDS encoding dihydroorotate dehydrogenase electron transfer subunit, producing MTCAARHVTAIVLENVPLAERTFRIRLAAPQVAATMRPGQFLMLRLPGRTDPLLGRPFALYDTVLNDAGECVALDVVYLVLGKMTRPLSELQAGDAIEVLGPLGNGFLPIPPAKSVWMIAGGIGQTPFLATTRWLRGTRGYAGDAPRQLAEQVEFFYGVRSASFAAGVADFAAAGATVSLASDDGSIGHHGRVTELLPNDRRPDAILTCGPEPMLKAVARWALERGIPCQVSLETPMACGVGICFSCVTKVQLPQSGWDYKRVCVEGPIFSADSLFWET from the coding sequence ATGACTTGTGCTGCCCGGCATGTGACCGCCATCGTTCTGGAAAATGTGCCCCTTGCCGAGCGCACCTTCCGAATTCGGCTCGCCGCCCCGCAGGTTGCGGCCACCATGCGGCCGGGCCAGTTCCTGATGCTTCGCCTTCCCGGTCGGACCGATCCGCTGTTGGGACGCCCGTTTGCGCTGTATGACACCGTTTTGAACGATGCCGGCGAATGCGTCGCGCTGGATGTGGTCTATCTGGTGTTGGGCAAAATGACGCGGCCGCTCTCCGAACTCCAAGCCGGAGACGCCATCGAGGTTCTCGGGCCGTTGGGCAACGGCTTCCTCCCAATTCCCCCCGCCAAATCCGTCTGGATGATTGCCGGTGGAATCGGCCAGACTCCGTTCCTGGCCACCACGCGTTGGCTGCGCGGAACTCGTGGTTATGCGGGGGACGCACCTCGTCAACTCGCCGAGCAAGTCGAATTTTTCTACGGCGTCCGGTCTGCGAGTTTCGCTGCGGGGGTTGCGGATTTCGCGGCGGCTGGTGCGACCGTCTCCCTGGCAAGTGACGACGGTTCGATTGGCCATCACGGGCGGGTCACGGAACTGCTTCCCAACGACCGTCGCCCCGACGCAATTCTCACCTGTGGTCCCGAACCAATGCTCAAAGCGGTGGCGCGCTGGGCGTTGGAACGCGGCATTCCCTGCCAAGTTTCACTCGAAACGCCCATGGCCTGCGGAGTCGGGATCTGCTTTAGTTGCGTGACGAAAGTCCAACTTCCACAATCCGGTTGGGACTACAAACGAGTCTGTGTCGAGGGGCCGATTTTTTCAGCAGATTCCCTTTTCTGGGAAACCTGA
- a CDS encoding PAS domain S-box protein translates to MHAHLTFSQWLRGQSSHWNWQAPALAILGIGSAYLLNTIFANIFWESFPTCLYFVVIVLLARFTTAIATGLAIALAAIVLATTAPLGTETHPAPSYALIVRLLLFIAMATAVGGLALSWQWIRWRLLQQIDSLTIAQRLIQEEFAARSLAEQNLRESESRYRRALHSSMVGIGLIDLQGVCLEANPALCDMFGYSETSLVGRSIFDLTHPDDRPKSQIFFNDCLHGDQPAYQFEKRYLHADGSIVHAVCSVSMVLDASGNPTSAVIQISDLTRQKRVEQQLAERESRLHKLAENIPNGAVFQIIVHPNGSRRFLVCSAGMAAITGIPLPDLVDDCSVLSSRIHPDDRKSIEQHEQQAIIDRKPMDVQIRMFRDDGSIRWLNFRSSPRPLPTGEVIWDGILADVTEYHQTLQQLMFGEARLKSILTSMPDTVFLLNSEAKFQGVYTSRPDLLPASESQLIGQSLFAMLPIDSVEFAKQAFEQLAATGQPQGFEFVLTRGSGTECFEASLSVCGLNEVLVIVRDVTGRRYAEAAMRESEARFQAFMDHIPLGAWILDRNSRVVYVNRFYGDMAGINPNVLIGRKAYDLYTPEAAEYHRANDLQVLQTNRPIDRLEPYLRSDGVRGEVLVVKFPIVRQDGERYIGAVALDITERTRFEHELRESERRLRSILDFSPTVISIKDLMGRYQFVNQRFVELFNRPTGSIIGRSASDLVPTEIADRWRETEVEVISTRKPMTFEETLPLSAGEHHFLSVVFPLIADDTTVYGICTIASDITKQKQDEAQKELITAQLQASDKLKSLGVLAGGLAHDFNNLLQPILGYTELLMNALPEDFAFRSMLPPITRAAQQSAQLCRQLLAYAGKGRFKVGPTNLNDAIAEMLELLRVTVSKRVTLLFQPAESLPLIEADRSQLGQVLLNLVINGSDAIGDVPGTVTIRTGCEYLDESQTRQLIPAIEGDPKSGSYVYVEVEDTGSGMTADVMKQIFEPFFTTKFTGRGLGMSAVLGIARGHSGGLTIHSQVGVGTRIRFSFPARYELSLQHSPPQNLHPAFPPNSLIYVVDDDPSVRDSACDTLQSLGYRVRGFSDATEAIEQFRIHASEISLVLSDLTMPGLSGEEIMHQLLQIRPSTPVILMSGYTETDLQNRFARLGFAAFLSKPFNQQELQQRLQEAANRTVQVS, encoded by the coding sequence ATGCACGCACATCTCACATTTTCGCAATGGCTGCGTGGGCAATCTTCCCATTGGAATTGGCAAGCACCCGCGTTGGCGATTCTCGGCATTGGCTCGGCTTATCTACTCAATACCATTTTCGCCAACATCTTCTGGGAGTCGTTTCCCACCTGTTTATACTTTGTGGTCATCGTGTTGCTCGCTCGATTCACCACCGCGATTGCAACTGGCCTGGCGATTGCGTTGGCCGCGATTGTGCTCGCGACGACCGCCCCGTTGGGGACAGAAACCCACCCCGCACCCAGTTATGCGCTGATCGTCCGATTGCTGCTCTTTATCGCCATGGCGACTGCGGTGGGCGGATTGGCGTTGTCCTGGCAATGGATTCGCTGGCGATTGCTTCAGCAAATCGATTCCTTGACGATTGCGCAACGGCTGATCCAAGAAGAATTTGCGGCCCGTTCGCTCGCCGAGCAGAATCTCCGAGAGTCGGAATCGCGATACCGCCGCGCGTTGCATTCGTCCATGGTGGGGATCGGTCTGATCGACCTGCAAGGCGTCTGTCTCGAGGCCAATCCGGCCTTGTGTGACATGTTCGGGTATTCCGAAACAAGTCTCGTGGGGCGTTCAATTTTTGATCTGACTCATCCCGATGATCGGCCAAAGAGTCAGATTTTTTTCAACGATTGTTTGCATGGCGATCAACCGGCGTATCAATTCGAGAAACGCTATCTCCATGCGGATGGCTCGATTGTTCATGCGGTATGTTCGGTATCGATGGTCCTGGATGCATCGGGGAATCCGACGTCTGCGGTGATTCAAATTTCGGATTTGACCCGCCAGAAACGAGTGGAGCAGCAACTGGCCGAGCGGGAATCGCGGCTGCATAAATTGGCGGAAAATATCCCCAATGGTGCAGTTTTTCAGATCATCGTTCACCCCAACGGGAGTCGGCGGTTTCTGGTCTGTAGCGCCGGGATGGCTGCGATCACGGGCATTCCGCTTCCAGACCTCGTTGATGATTGTTCGGTGCTAAGTTCCCGAATCCATCCCGATGATCGCAAGAGCATCGAACAGCATGAGCAGCAAGCGATCATCGATCGCAAGCCGATGGATGTGCAGATTCGCATGTTTCGGGATGATGGCTCGATCCGTTGGTTGAATTTTCGCTCCTCACCACGACCGTTGCCCACGGGGGAAGTGATTTGGGACGGTATTCTTGCGGATGTTACGGAATATCATCAGACGTTGCAGCAACTGATGTTCGGCGAAGCGCGGCTGAAATCAATTCTGACGTCGATGCCCGATACTGTGTTCCTGCTCAATTCCGAAGCCAAGTTCCAAGGTGTGTACACATCCCGCCCCGATTTGCTCCCGGCTTCTGAATCGCAACTCATTGGCCAATCGCTGTTTGCGATGTTGCCGATCGATTCGGTCGAATTCGCGAAGCAGGCGTTCGAGCAACTGGCCGCGACCGGGCAGCCCCAGGGATTTGAGTTCGTCCTGACGCGCGGCAGTGGAACGGAATGCTTCGAAGCATCGCTGAGTGTTTGTGGCTTGAACGAAGTGCTGGTGATCGTTCGCGATGTGACGGGCCGTCGCTATGCCGAGGCAGCCATGCGCGAAAGCGAAGCCCGCTTCCAAGCGTTCATGGATCATATTCCCTTGGGAGCGTGGATCTTAGATCGAAATAGCCGCGTGGTTTACGTGAATCGATTCTATGGCGATATGGCCGGGATTAATCCGAATGTGCTGATTGGCCGCAAAGCCTACGATCTCTACACCCCCGAAGCCGCCGAATACCACCGCGCCAATGATTTGCAGGTGCTTCAGACCAATCGGCCGATCGACCGCCTGGAACCCTACCTTCGCAGCGATGGCGTGCGTGGGGAAGTTCTGGTCGTGAAATTCCCAATCGTTCGACAAGATGGCGAGCGTTACATTGGAGCGGTGGCGTTGGATATCACCGAACGCACGCGATTCGAGCATGAACTCCGCGAAAGCGAGCGGCGGTTACGCAGCATCTTGGATTTTTCGCCAACGGTCATTTCCATCAAAGATTTAATGGGCCGGTATCAGTTCGTGAATCAGCGATTTGTGGAATTGTTCAATCGGCCGACGGGTTCGATTATCGGTCGATCTGCATCGGATTTGGTGCCCACCGAGATTGCCGATCGTTGGCGCGAAACCGAAGTCGAAGTCATCTCGACCCGAAAGCCGATGACCTTCGAAGAGACGCTGCCACTTTCCGCCGGTGAGCATCACTTCCTGAGCGTCGTCTTTCCGCTTATTGCCGATGATACCACGGTTTACGGCATTTGTACCATCGCCAGCGACATCACCAAGCAGAAGCAAGACGAAGCACAAAAAGAACTCATCACCGCCCAACTGCAAGCCTCGGACAAACTGAAATCGTTGGGGGTGCTTGCGGGGGGATTGGCGCACGATTTCAACAATCTGCTGCAACCGATTCTGGGCTACACCGAATTGCTGATGAATGCGTTGCCTGAAGATTTCGCATTCCGGTCGATGTTGCCGCCAATCACCCGCGCCGCACAACAATCGGCGCAATTGTGTCGGCAACTGCTTGCCTACGCCGGAAAAGGCCGATTCAAGGTCGGGCCCACGAATCTCAATGATGCGATTGCCGAGATGCTGGAACTGCTGCGGGTCACCGTTTCCAAGCGAGTGACGCTGCTTTTCCAACCCGCGGAATCGCTACCGCTGATCGAGGCCGATCGTTCGCAGCTGGGACAAGTGTTGCTGAATTTGGTGATTAATGGCTCGGATGCCATCGGGGATGTACCTGGCACCGTGACCATCCGAACTGGGTGCGAGTATTTGGATGAGTCCCAAACACGGCAACTCATCCCCGCGATTGAAGGCGACCCGAAGTCCGGTTCGTATGTCTACGTGGAGGTCGAAGATACGGGTTCGGGCATGACGGCGGATGTCATGAAGCAGATTTTCGAGCCGTTCTTCACCACGAAATTTACCGGACGCGGATTGGGAATGTCGGCGGTTTTGGGCATCGCTCGCGGGCATTCCGGCGGGCTAACCATCCACAGCCAAGTGGGGGTGGGCACGCGAATTCGCTTCTCGTTTCCCGCGCGGTACGAGTTGAGCCTGCAGCATTCGCCGCCGCAGAATCTGCATCCGGCGTTTCCCCCCAACAGCCTGATCTATGTGGTGGATGATGATCCATCGGTGCGGGATTCCGCATGCGACACGTTACAATCGTTGGGATACCGGGTTCGCGGTTTCAGCGATGCGACTGAGGCGATTGAGCAGTTTCGGATTCACGCATCGGAAATCTCGCTGGTACTCTCCGACCTGACGATGCCGGGATTGAGCGGCGAAGAAATCATGCATCAATTGCTGCAAATTCGTCCTTCGACACCAGTGATTCTCATGAGTGGGTACACCGAAACCGACCTCCAAAATCGGTTTGCCCGTCTGGGATTCGCGGCATTTCTCTCCAAGCCGTTCAATCAGCAGGAACTTCAGCAGCGGCTCCAGGAAGCTGCGAATCGAACCGTCCAAGTCTCTTGA
- the purN gene encoding phosphoribosylglycinamide formyltransferase, protein MPTRMRIAVLLSGGGTTLQNLLDRIAEGSLPVEIALVISSRAGVKGIERAERAGIPTQVMTRKAFGSIDAMSEAIFSECRKIGAELICLAGYLQRLRIPADFVHRVINIHPSLLPAFGGQGMYGHHVHEAVLAFGAKVSGCTVHFTDDEYDHGPIIAQRAVPVLDDDTPETLAARVFEQECQVYPEVIRSFALRRLRIDGRCVRQVPG, encoded by the coding sequence GTGCCAACACGGATGCGAATTGCGGTGTTGCTGTCTGGCGGCGGAACGACGCTGCAAAATCTGCTAGATCGCATCGCCGAGGGGAGCCTGCCGGTCGAAATCGCGCTGGTGATCTCCAGCCGAGCGGGAGTGAAGGGGATCGAGCGAGCCGAACGCGCTGGCATTCCCACGCAAGTGATGACTCGCAAAGCCTTTGGATCAATCGATGCAATGTCCGAAGCGATTTTTTCGGAATGTCGGAAGATCGGTGCCGAGCTGATTTGTCTCGCCGGTTATCTGCAACGATTGCGAATACCAGCGGATTTCGTTCATCGGGTCATCAACATCCATCCATCGCTCTTGCCGGCATTTGGCGGGCAAGGGATGTATGGACACCATGTTCATGAAGCTGTCTTAGCGTTTGGCGCGAAAGTGTCGGGCTGTACGGTGCATTTCACCGATGATGAGTACGATCACGGGCCGATCATCGCCCAGCGGGCGGTTCCCGTGCTGGACGATGACACCCCAGAGACACTCGCTGCCCGCGTGTTCGAGCAGGAGTGCCAAGTGTATCCCGAGGTCATTCGGTCTTTCGCTTTGCGTCGCTTGCGGATTGACGGGCGATGCGTGCGGCAAGTGCCGGGTTGA
- the purD gene encoding phosphoribosylamine--glycine ligase, protein MSLMNVLVIGKGGREHAIVWKLRQSPRAGKIFVAPGNAGTALEATNVPIQPNDVAKLIQFAKKESIGLTIIGPEDPLAAGIVDAFQAEGLRVFGPSKAAAQLEASKVFSKTLMRNADVPTSEFRLFDHPDPAKSYIESREYPVVVKADGLAAGKGVFVCSDKPAAVRAVERIMIHEEFGAKVGRQIVIEKRLEGEELSSFALISGRTILPLPCAQDHKAVFDNDEGPNTGGMGAYCPAPIGTPELLAEVDESILVPVVHAMKRGRTPFKGVLFTGLMLTNQGPKVLEFNCRFGDPETQPLLMRLKTDLLELLEAVVDERLDEFPAESLQWDPRPAVCVVLASGGYPGKYETDKIISGLDEVAQMPDVKVFHAGTKLIGNRVMTDGGRVLAVTALGDDLLAAKTRAYEAVAKIHFNGMHYRKDIADKALRVKPTPKAPSELNPALAARIARQSASDAKRKTE, encoded by the coding sequence GTGAGCCTCATGAATGTGCTGGTGATTGGCAAAGGCGGCCGCGAGCATGCCATCGTCTGGAAACTCCGACAATCGCCTCGCGCGGGCAAAATCTTTGTCGCGCCAGGCAACGCGGGCACGGCACTGGAAGCCACCAATGTCCCCATCCAGCCCAACGACGTGGCGAAGCTGATCCAATTTGCCAAGAAAGAATCGATCGGGTTGACCATCATTGGCCCCGAAGATCCGCTGGCGGCGGGGATTGTGGATGCGTTCCAGGCCGAGGGATTGCGAGTCTTTGGCCCATCCAAAGCCGCCGCTCAACTCGAAGCCAGCAAAGTCTTCTCCAAGACGTTGATGCGCAATGCCGATGTGCCGACCAGCGAATTCCGCCTGTTCGACCACCCCGACCCCGCGAAAAGTTACATCGAGTCGCGGGAATATCCCGTGGTGGTGAAGGCGGACGGCTTGGCTGCCGGCAAAGGCGTGTTTGTTTGCTCCGATAAGCCCGCCGCGGTCCGCGCCGTGGAACGCATCATGATTCACGAAGAGTTCGGTGCCAAAGTGGGCCGACAAATCGTGATCGAAAAGCGGCTCGAAGGCGAAGAACTATCCAGCTTTGCACTCATCAGCGGCCGAACGATTCTCCCGTTGCCGTGTGCCCAAGATCATAAAGCGGTCTTTGACAACGATGAAGGGCCGAACACTGGCGGCATGGGTGCTTATTGCCCGGCTCCAATCGGCACTCCGGAATTACTCGCCGAAGTGGATGAATCGATTCTGGTGCCGGTCGTTCACGCCATGAAACGAGGCCGCACGCCGTTCAAAGGGGTGCTGTTCACCGGCCTGATGTTGACCAACCAAGGGCCGAAGGTGCTGGAATTCAACTGCCGATTCGGGGATCCCGAAACGCAACCGCTGTTGATGCGGCTGAAGACCGACTTGCTCGAATTGTTGGAAGCGGTTGTCGATGAGCGACTCGACGAGTTCCCCGCCGAATCCCTCCAGTGGGATCCGCGGCCGGCAGTCTGTGTCGTTCTGGCCAGCGGCGGCTATCCTGGCAAGTACGAAACCGACAAGATCATCTCCGGGTTGGACGAAGTCGCCCAGATGCCCGATGTGAAGGTGTTCCACGCGGGCACCAAACTGATCGGCAATCGCGTCATGACCGATGGGGGCCGCGTGCTGGCCGTCACCGCGTTGGGCGATGATCTGCTGGCAGCCAAGACACGGGCCTATGAAGCGGTGGCCAAGATTCATTTCAACGGCATGCACTATCGCAAAGATATTGCAGACAAGGCGTTGCGCGTGAAGCCAACTCCGAAGGCCCCGTCCGAACTCAACCCGGCACTTGCCGCACGCATCGCCCGTCAATCCGCAAGCGACGCAAAGCGAAAGACCGAATGA
- a CDS encoding DUF1499 domain-containing protein, protein MKYEFFAEGEGGERMGLIRWFTQNIADTDTNTHADVVPQRYPIAASDAIDRIRAIVQTLPRWQVVESAAEAGTLRLTRRTRTLRFVDDITLRIVPTESGIELHARSQSRLGKGDLGQNRRNLLELFAALRRDLGA, encoded by the coding sequence GTGAAATACGAATTTTTCGCAGAAGGCGAAGGGGGCGAGCGCATGGGGCTGATCCGCTGGTTCACCCAAAACATTGCCGACACCGACACCAACACCCATGCCGATGTGGTGCCGCAGCGTTACCCGATTGCCGCCAGTGACGCGATTGACCGCATTCGCGCAATCGTGCAAACCCTTCCCCGTTGGCAGGTTGTGGAATCCGCTGCCGAGGCGGGAACACTGCGACTGACTCGCCGGACGCGCACCCTGCGATTTGTCGATGATATCACCCTGCGGATCGTCCCGACCGAATCCGGGATCGAACTGCATGCCCGCAGTCAAAGTCGGTTGGGCAAAGGCGATTTGGGACAGAATCGCCGAAATTTGCTGGAATTATTCGCGGCCTTGCGTCGTGACCTGGGAGCGTGA
- a CDS encoding DUF3472 domain-containing protein: MMRRIAAVGLLAAMLVTAGVVADEKLKGIACRSIHFGYPGPESIAYYNEITVHQSAEGTYFMACGFTPGYFGIQELANGKKLVLFSVWDNHSGDDPTKVPEADRVKLLHKDPAVRVGRFGGEGTGGQSFFDYDWKVGATYRFLVSVAPDGDDRTAFTGWFYLPEKSEWKKLVTFSTKTNVKRLRGYNSFVEDFRRNRISATKTREATFGPAWVVQPDGSWKELTKARFTGDSNPVRNIRAEVVGNRFKQATGGKIEEGEWKLNGLRERAGTQPPKFPTELILPAAKTK, translated from the coding sequence ATGATGCGTCGGATTGCTGCTGTTGGTTTGCTGGCTGCCATGCTCGTCACTGCGGGAGTGGTGGCCGACGAGAAGTTGAAGGGCATCGCCTGCCGATCGATCCACTTTGGATACCCCGGCCCGGAATCGATCGCTTACTACAACGAAATCACGGTCCACCAATCGGCGGAGGGCACCTATTTCATGGCCTGCGGCTTTACGCCGGGCTATTTCGGAATCCAAGAATTGGCCAACGGGAAAAAGTTGGTCCTGTTCTCGGTGTGGGATAATCATTCGGGCGATGATCCGACGAAGGTGCCGGAAGCGGACCGTGTGAAACTCCTGCACAAAGATCCGGCTGTTCGCGTGGGCCGATTCGGTGGCGAGGGAACCGGCGGGCAGTCCTTCTTCGATTACGATTGGAAAGTGGGCGCAACCTATCGGTTTCTCGTCTCGGTGGCACCGGATGGCGACGATCGCACGGCATTCACGGGATGGTTCTACCTGCCGGAAAAGTCCGAATGGAAAAAGTTGGTGACCTTTTCCACCAAGACGAATGTCAAACGGCTGCGTGGATATAACTCGTTCGTCGAAGACTTTCGACGCAACCGCATCTCCGCCACGAAAACCCGTGAAGCCACCTTCGGACCGGCCTGGGTCGTGCAACCCGATGGCTCGTGGAAAGAACTCACCAAGGCTCGCTTTACTGGAGACAGCAATCCGGTCCGCAACATCCGCGCGGAGGTGGTCGGCAACCGCTTCAAACAAGCGACCGGCGGAAAAATCGAAGAGGGAGAATGGAAGCTGAACGGATTGCGCGAGCGCGCCGGGACACAACCTCCGAAGTTCCCGACTGAATTGATTCTCCCTGCGGCGAAAACCAAGTAA
- a CDS encoding DinB family protein: protein MLKTEIKLSRFLGNHFLQLTADWTDEQLTLELAPGVNTPVWLLGHMAVTMDLGLELIGDHAQCPTEWHEMFGLGSTPRSMTAPFPAKTDLVKMFQSSHSRLLDAANRVPAELLASKHNLPIDTLQNYLPTVQDALSYLMTTQLAMDIGQMILLRRAAGLPPVT, encoded by the coding sequence ATGCTCAAAACAGAAATTAAGCTCTCACGGTTTCTGGGAAATCATTTTCTCCAGTTGACGGCCGATTGGACGGATGAGCAATTGACTCTCGAGTTGGCTCCGGGTGTGAACACCCCCGTGTGGCTGTTGGGGCACATGGCGGTGACCATGGATCTGGGATTGGAACTCATCGGCGATCACGCCCAATGTCCCACGGAATGGCATGAGATGTTCGGTCTGGGATCGACTCCCCGATCGATGACCGCACCATTCCCCGCGAAGACCGATTTGGTGAAGATGTTCCAATCGAGCCATTCCCGGTTGCTGGATGCAGCGAATCGGGTGCCCGCCGAGTTGCTCGCCAGCAAGCATAATCTGCCGATTGATACGTTGCAGAATTATCTACCCACCGTGCAAGACGCGTTGTCTTATCTGATGACGACGCAACTGGCCATGGATATCGGGCAGATGATTCTGCTGCGTCGGGCCGCCGGACTTCCCCCCGTTACCTAA